A region of the Vicugna pacos chromosome 7, VicPac4, whole genome shotgun sequence genome:
CCCAGGTGATGATGGTTAATAGGTAATGTCATGTTGATAGCCTGTATCCTTGCTATAATATGACTTCATCGAAGGGCACTTCACCTTTGCAGTCTTCCTCCCAAACCCCGCAGCTGTGATCTCACCATTTGAATTAGATTAAATTTTACCCcagttgagggacattctacaaaatacctgaccagtactccaCAAAACTGTTATGGCCATCATAAACAAGAAGTGTTTGAGAAATTGTCAGAGCCAAAAGGAGGCTAAGGGGACATGATGAATAAATGGAATGTGTTATCCTGGATAGGATGCTAGAAGAGCCAAAGGGCATTAGGGGGAAACAGAAATCTGAATAGAGTGTGGACTTTAGATAATAGTAAGTCCCAATGTTTGTTCCTTAGTTGTAGCAAACGTATGTAAGTAATGTAAAATGTTCACAATAGTGGAACCTGGCTGCGAGGTATACAAGAACTCTGCACTATTTTCATAACTTTGCTATAAATCTGTAACTACAGattctaaaataaaacatttattaaatttaaaagagaTGATTAAGAGATTGCTATATTAACTAGCAATAGTAGCAGAGTTCCTGTGCATCAATCaatacatctttctttttcttgttttcaccCTCCCCATCCACTAAACTATATGGCATCAAGAGTCATTTTCCTGACACAGAAGAATACTCTCTTTCAGGCTAATGTAGCATGAGTGGAGTCAGATCTATTCTGAGAGTTTTTGATCTCCCAATAATATATAGGTCATGTCCTTAGTAATGTGACACAAATGCTCAAAAGACAATATCCACAAACCCACATTTCTCAACAGCTTTTTTAACAAGCATAACATCCTTCCACTATGTATCTAATACACTTACATTGCATGTGAATATTATGGACATTATTAATAGGACACTATATTAACTTCTGAaggttaacattttttttatattaCAGTGTTTTATTTATCAGTCAATTGTGACCATGAGCGGTATGGGGGTAGGGTCTGATATACCACTGTTTTTAGGACATGGATGAGATTATTTCTTTGCTATTCTAGTCTGTCCTTTAGTATTGTAAGAAATCAGCTCTCTGGGAATTTTAGAAGATATTTCTTTCATACTGATatcaatttatcattttacttggagaaagagggaaaagaagtgTTGATGTCAATGAATGTTTACTTAAACTATTTGGGTTTCTAGAATTAAGTTAATCAAAACTTAATTAACCAGAATAATAAATTGGTCAGAATCACTTAATTCTGTCCTTAGGAAAGGATGCAAATgaaaactgaggaaaaaaatgcatGGAACTTCCTGAATATATTTTAGGGTTAAAAATAAGATTCAGTAAAATCACTTGTACATTCTATACATACAGTACTTTACAATGATAACTTGTATTGAAGAAAGAGACCATGATGCTTGCtagtaagaggaaaaaaaagtattcccTATGGAATCCTTAACTAAGGAATTACATTAGAGTCAACCAACATATTTTAGGAATATTTTTCttagatatttaatatagaaaaaaTTATGGGGCAAGGAGGATCTACAGTAAATGCAggtggttatttatttttatgttactcTATAAGGAGTTCAGTTAGtacatattttgtatttcattaGACTATTGTATGTATGTGGTTAGTAATGAGAATTATAAGAgctccctttcccagaacaccatggTGTGTTCAAGATTTATGCTGCCAGGCACTGGACATACACCATCTAAAACTTAACACAACTCTGCAAGGTATATACAGTTAGTATTTAACAAGCGAGGGAACTAAGGACAGCAGAAATTAGGGGACTAGCTCAGATTCTCACAGCTTGTAAGGGAGCCATTACAGACTCTTGCTGGCTGCCTCACATGTACCAGAGCACACAAGCTGTGTTACTTATGTTACTATTATTAACACTATtaaagtaaacatttatttatcactAACTAGGTGACAAATCATTGAACCTTTCTAGGCATCTAGTTTCTCTTGCATAAAGTGGAGTTCAGTTGGCTGGTTGATTTCtactattttttccagttttaaaagtgacattgatTTATATAAGCTAAAATGGCCactttcacaatttttttttcgtTAAAAATAGATCATTAAGACTGGCCCTTAGAAAACTGGGACGATGGGGATCTACCTGGAGATGGTCACATGATCTCTCCCAAATCTCTTCAGTCTTAGTAAGCTAGTGATCTACCGTTTTCAATGCTTTGAAGTTTACACATAAGAGTAAGTTTCATATATTTCTCTGCACTACAAAAACAATGTACTTAAGCCTTAGCTTCCTGAAGAATCAATAACTGGCACTCAGATATGaataataaatgcaaagaaaaccaTTTTTCTGGAtctgaaaataatcaaaatatcagttttttaaaaattcatgtttatttaaatataacaATCTTTTATAGACAAATGAAAATACTTAACAAGTATCTTTATAACACAGTAGACATACATATGAATGAAATGTACAAGTATTTTAGACAAAATTTAACACATATATTAGACAAAATGATGAAATGCTTACATTGGGCTTTAAGATACATTAACATGGATATTGTGTGTTCACAAAAACTGCGACAAAATGTTCACATTTGCCTTAGTAATAAGTTAGATTTCCTAGACATGTTTTATGAAAACTATGTGAAgatctaatttattttataaataaattcataatttATTCACCTCATACAGTAACATTTTTGTGAATGAGGCATATTTTTGTCAATAGAAATGTTCCTTTAACTTTTAAATACAGCATTTTTATTAAGACCATGCcacatttattaaacaaacatGCATAACACATTAAAACTTGAATAATTCACGTAACTTTATGCACAGTGTTCAGTTTTGCTATGGCACTCCCTCtttgtgaaaatgtttttaagatttgGCACAGAATCAGTAAATTCTATTGCTACTAATCAGAACAAATACGATTTAAGTATTCCATGGCATACAATACACTATCACAGTTTACCTCTTCCCTTTACAGTTTATTGACCAGTggctgttcttttctgttttacttgGAAAAAATAATAGATATTCAGAAATGACAAGTCATAGCTAGGTGTTTTGCAGACACTGTTAATTGGAAATGAGCTGATTGCAGCTTTTCTAGCAGGAAAACATTTCCATCTGCATTGTGGCCAACAGATTTCTCAATAAGGGTGTTATCAGCAATAATCTGCATCATCATGAGATGTTTTGCTTCAAGAGGCAGAGAGGTTGAAAGGAAATGTGGATGTCTTCATAAACTGGGAACATATGTGGTGGGAGAGCAAATGCCAAGTGAGGCAGAAGCAGGGAAAGTTCTTTGGAAAGCTGGTGAGAGAGCCCAACCTCAAGTAGCAAAAGAAGGCAGGGACCCAGGATTCCTTCAAGGGGGAAAGGGCTGCCATGGATTTAAGGAAACTGAAATCTATCACTCTCACTTGAAAGAAAGCAGCACCCAGAGCATTCTTGTTACAGCATTCTTACATCAGCAGATTACCACTGCTTTTTAGGAAAAGGTTTATATTTCCACATCAATGTCTAAATCAAGACTGATGAAATTAAGCTCACTGGCAACTTTTTTCCCTCCTGACTTCATTTATAAACACAGTGGAAGCAGAAAGAGGATAATGTTAATTCAGACCAGAGGAGAGAATTCACACTCACTCTAGGCTTAGGCTTCAGAGTTGTGGTAACTAAGGGAAAATGCCTCAGTTCTTTTTCACAGCTCTTCTAAGATAAATCTGAGGTGCTGTATTTTGAGAGACCAGTTGACAGAATCTACTCCTTTCATAAAACCTTGAGAAcctaatttttctatttatttgaggGAAAGGAAGTTGATCTTAAGTTTGATTTTTATATAGatatggtttattttttaaaaatagagccaTGAATGTAATATTATTTGCTTTATGATCTTTGCACTTCTGAGGCCCTTTGAAAGACTTTCAACAGTGAAATGGCAAAGAACATCCAACAGGTTAAATAAAATAGgcagcctttttttgttttgaagctGTTAAGGTGCAAAAAGACATAAAGATTACGAGTCATAGAGCACTGAGTTTTCAAGAGTGAAATCATACCAAAACCTTGATAAGTTTTCGCTGACATCACAGGAGAGTAAGTGGTCAGGAAGGTCACTGATGGTGCCCTGCACGGCCAGCACATGTGGGGCCAAGGTGAAGGGTACGTCGCTCAGAAGCTCAGCCATCAACGAGCTGTTTTCCAGAGTCTGACCTGCCTTATTATCCGTCTCAGGGCTTGCTACAGTCACACTGGATGAGTTTTCTTTGCCGGTCTAAAAATACATGTACATTTAAGTCATTTAGACCTTATGGACTTTGAGGTTAGCTGGCATTAATATATCAAAATGTTGTATTAACATATCAAAATGATTGAGAAAtgtgaaatatataaatattcccAGATTAGAATGCAGCTGTTTACTTACTTGAATGATAGATACATCATCTATATCTCCACCAGGCTTTGACGTGAACTCCAAGCCCTACTCTTACTCAGACTGACCACCTACGGGTCCCTCCAATACAAACTGGCACTCAAGCTGTATTCCTAGCCCAGGTCATGTCCACGAAGTCTGTCTCTGCTTTTCCAAATCTGATGTATGCTTTCAGGCTCTCCAGAATCCCCAGATTCCCTGTGAAATTTTCTATCAACATAGTCCCAAGTGACCTTGCCCACTTCAGAGTGGTTATGGGgaaaattacccaggatattatTTGGCATTTTTTAATGTATCCTTACTAGTTGCTGTTTCATATGCATATATCTTATCCCCAACTAGAATCCAGAATCCTTGAGGGCAAGCGATCTACCTCACACATCCTTGTATTCTCTGCCTTGAATACTTCACTGCTTCACCCTGACACACACTTGAAATTTACCTCTAACGTGAGTACCGTGCACCAGAAATACTGATTGCTTGACCTTCACTGGAACTAAAATGCAATGTTatctaatttctttaaaattggtgTATCTTGCATACAAGAGTTTACCAAAAGACATGCAGCACCAGGCTCACTCCTCTCCAGTCCCACTGCCTCCTTGCGTTGCTCCTGCACACCCAGCTGTTCCTGCCGCAGGCCTTGGCTGTCCAGTCCCAGATAAACATGGGCTCCTTCCCTCCACTCCTTCCAAGCGTTGGCCCACATGTCACCTTCTCAGTTGGACTGTACACTGCCCCGTTACCTCCTGCACTCCAACATTCCTCATCTTCCTCTCCTGCTGTGTCCTCTGCAAAGCCTTTAGTACCTGGTTATATGCTATAGAATTTATTCTGATTATCATCCCTCAGAAGCTTAAGGAGTTTTTGTCTCtcatgttcactgctgtatctcaaACGCCAAAATGAGCGTCCACTGCTCgataaatactgaataaatgaaagcagGTAAGATTTTTGTCTGCATAGGGCTTAGATTATAATGATTATAAATGCTGATAAATTTGTATCTCTAACTCTAGACAACAATTTTCTGTGTTAAGAAGTAACAATTTTATAAtactttttgttgaagtgtaaAATACAGACAGGAAGGGGTACACCGTAGTGGACACCTGGCTAAATTCTACCGAACAAAACACTGTGAGCAACCGGTACTCAgatcaagaaagagaaatgacCCTCCAGGTGCTCTCTTTCAGTCACAACCTGCTCTCCACCCCCTCCATCACCATCCTGACTTCCAAGAGCATAGATTGGTTCacctatttttgtattttaaatgaagGTAATCATACCGTACGAgctcttttgtttctggctttttTCCTACTCAACACTAAATGTGTGAGATTCATCTGTATTGTTGCACGTGGGatcaaaatttttttgaagaacatATTTTTGCAGAGGAGATCTATTCTGACTGACGTCTTAAAAGAATCATTCTGTTGCTGTGTTGATGGTTGGCAGTGGCGAGAGACAGGggtcagggaaggaagaaagatgacCAGCTGGGAAAGAGAGATTGACTGTGATGCAGATTAGGGTTGTGATAGTAAAGGTGAGAGAAAATGGTTGGATTTTGGACAGACTTTGAGGATAAAGCCTGGAATAGACGGTGGCATGTGACAGCAAGAGCTGAATCAAGGATGAAGCTAAAGTTTTTGGCCTGAGCAGCAAAGATGGGGTTTCCACTTACAGGGACAGGAAAAGAGTGTTGGGGGAGCGGGCTTGGGTGGGAAGGTCGAGTTCAGTTCCAAGCggtacagcatgtgcttagcaggcacgaggtcctgggttcagtccccagtgcctccattaaattaaacaaacaaatctaattacctcccccaccaacaaaatgaatgaaaaaaaaaaagttcagttttGGACATTCCAAGTGCCTGACAGATATCTAAGTGACGCTATTAGTAGGCAGGGGGATGTAATTTGATTCTGGAGCTGGATGCGATCTGTTGGAGAAAGTCGGCTTGGTGTGTGTTTAAAAGTGGCTGAGAGGAAAGAAAGTGAAGGCAAACACGAGGACAGACTGTTGCCTAGATGTTATGCTGTAAATGGGAAAAGAGCTATGGGCCAGTAgctggaaaggaaagggaagtggGGGTCAGGagagctttcttttgatttttctttttgtttaagttGGGAGAAATATGGCAGTTGATATGCTAAAGAGAAGTTTCTAAGAAAGGAAAACTCCAGGCAGATTCTGTAGCGAAGGAACTGCTCCCTGCACAGGCCTTCCCCAGCACTTAACACCGACGCTCTCAAGAAGTACTTGTGTAGTGAACGACTCTGAATGAATGAAGTTACCAGGCACATCCCTATCAGGAGGTGATCTTGATATCTTACAACTTTATGTGAGAATTAAACACCAGAGTACTTTTCTAGGATATCAACTAGGACAAATGGAACCACACCTGGTTATGACAAAGCTTATTAGAAAGGCTCATGTATGTAATGAGTGGTCAGAATCTGCCTCCTGAAACCTGACTGGGACTTAAATATTCAGCGTCCCTGGGTCCGCTGAGAGCACAGCGATCAGTGAGTAGTGATGCCACAATTCCAGCCGCTTTAAAGGGCATCACCATACGCTGGTTTCCTCAGGGAAGCCAATCCAGGGCTTTGGCGATTGTGGAGCAGCATGGCAGGGTGTTTTAAGAACACAGAGTCTAGAGACTGTTTGGGTACAGATCCTGCTTATTAATGAGCAAatggccttggacaagttatctaacatttctgtgcctcagtttccttagctgtaTCATGAGATCAATAATAGCACTCATTTCATAGCATTGTTATGAGCAGGAACTGATGTTTGTAAATAAGTAGAATAATGCTTAGCACATGTTAAAGTCAGTGAACAAATAAGAACTTTAGGAATGTCAGACCCCTCTTGGCTTTAGGTCAAGTCCAtccatttcttttgttgttgaCATTCACTAGTGGTCCTCTCTTATCTTGTCTTCTCTCAGAATCCCACGGGCAAATGTTCCTAGGTCTGCTGACCTCATCCCTAATggaactttcttctttttctccctacAGTACAGAATGTTCTCCAGCTTCATCAGCCAAATCATCTCCTTTCTTAAACAAAAGCATTCTTAAAAATCTCACCTCCACTAAAAAGGAGGTATGTTACCCAcagcattttgttttctaaacagACAATGTCTAAGGTTTAATTCTCTGGCTGCTGCCAATATTTATTCTTTGGTTCATGCTTTTATTAATCCTCTTCCTTTCCCGTACAAACCATTCTTAAAGGTCAGAGCATAATTCCTTGAAGACAAGACTATGTCAAACTATACCTAGTATAATACAGGGACTGAGACAGGTAGTTTCTTGTTTAAGCTCTCCTGCTAAAACTGCTGTATGACCTGAATGGGGTTGCTTCTCCCACCTGGGCCGCAGTTCTCTAATGTGTAAAATGAGTGGTGAGGGACAAAAACAGTGATGACAGCAACTTGCATATATTGAACACTTACTTACTTTGTGTCAGGCTCCATCTAGGCAGTTTAAGTATTTTAACTCATGGAAGGCTTACATCAGTTCTTTAGGGCGTGTTCTCTCACTAGTCTCAAGTTAAAACAAGAGGacattgaggcacagaaagggaaGTTGTCTCAGGTTACACAGCTAGGTTGCggtaaaactgaggctcaaactCCATGATCCTTAATGCTCTGTATTCTGAGATCCTGCACACTTCAGCCATGTTTTGGGTAGACTGGCTGGCTGAATGAACAAAGCCTTGAAAATTAAGGGCACAGTATTGGAAAATATGACACTTCCTAACACAGCATCTTGGCTTAACTTAGGAGGAAAAAGACTCTAATATCTTTTACCTTTAGGAAAATCATTAAGCTGACAGATCTTAGATTGAAGAAGGATGGGAAAGCAGTTGTAATTTGAGACATTGATCCCTGGAAATGAATCTACCAGTAGTCTGGATAAACACTGGGGAAAACACCCTGGACACTGAAACACGATTGTCTATGAGTTGATCATGGTTGAAATGCAGAGACAGGAGGCTATATGGCAATGCACTCCAGGattctttctacttttgtatatgtCCGAAAACCTTCCGTAATAAAAAGTTTACAGCAGTTaagttaactttaaaaaataaccatGGACATAGTGTTCCACTAAATGCCTCCTAGAAGGACCTGAATTTCAGCTGTGCTGGATGTCTTACTCCAGCGTCTCTCTCTTAACAGTTGGCTAGAGTGCAATGTTACAGTCTCCAAGGAGGCTGCCTGCCCTCTTGGCAGCAGGGTGAGTGCCATGATGCAGCTGCTGTTGGCATGCTGAGAGCTGGAAGGGGAGAAATTATAAGGCAAAACAAGAGTAAGGCACAAAGAAAATGTGAGTCAAAATTCAAGGACCCCACACCCACTAACCCTGCTCAAGAACTCTCCAGCTTGGCAGccagtggaagcagaggtgggGGCTGAGGGCTGAAACAGGTGCATGAGTTCCCCTGCAAAAAGCAGACTTCTCTCTTAGACACagtctttcaatttttttatttgcaTAATGAAATGGGTCTTTAAAAGGAAGAATGAGTATGTTAACCACAAtggagcaaaaagaaaagaatcaattAACCCTATGGTT
Encoded here:
- the UMAD1 gene encoding UBAP1-MVB12-associated (UMA)-domain containing protein 1 isoform X2 → MFHFFRKPPEPKKPSVPETEADGFVLLGDTAHEQRVAAKGKTSDVEGNQPLEEEVSILQNSSLDPLTGKENSSSVTVASPETDNKAGQTLENSSLMAELLSDVPFTLAPHVLAVQGTISDLPDHLLSCDVSENLSRFWYDFTLENSVLYDS
- the UMAD1 gene encoding UBAP1-MVB12-associated (UMA)-domain containing protein 1 isoform X6; amino-acid sequence: MFHFFRKPPEPKKPSVPETEADGFVLLGDTAHEQRVAAKGKTSDVEGNQPLETGKENSSSVTVASPETDNKAGQTLENSSLMAELLSDVPFTLAPHVLAVQGTISDLPDHLLSCDVSENLSRFWYDFTLENSVLYDS